A genomic segment from Panulirus ornatus isolate Po-2019 chromosome 20, ASM3632096v1, whole genome shotgun sequence encodes:
- the LOC139755905 gene encoding carbohydrate sulfotransferase 1-like isoform X1 — translation MKAMLKLKVVMFVVLSGLVFYKIIPYQTPQAFLLTSGEQLHSQEVQNDSSTLAKETGSSGFPIYHPNQERTQDTSSQGSPATGPSLMPRNLLVTSVGRSGSSFFGELLASHGGNIYFFEPVRALKQSFHNETLVRAEILRTFHCDIRQELINLDKYPYENIKHNYTRGKNKDEIELSKLNQICMKEPLRIVKSIRSRLSWTKQLLDEEDLDLKVIHLVRDPRGTYLSMAKVRWDVTPRSVCDKVLQDLKEREVMERLYPDRYFFVKYEDICRDPYGQARAIFRFLRGELNGQNKYSDDHLNHRDDPSLHDATKGGPMLPHQSKAEDKVALARVQTKTKRRLDPGSFSDLPKGVLAYLQSHTRVNVFAKKSPWTTVRDTPSIYQSWRKTITQMELTYLETQCREVIQTLRHRLFGTVDTARNLSISLSEDPEIPILQKQETL, via the exons ATGAAAGCAATGTTGAAGCTGAAGGTGGTCATGTTCGTGGTTCTCAGCGGCCTAGTTTTCTACAAGATCATTCCCTACCAGACCCCACAAGCGTTTCTGTTGACCTCAG GGGAACAGCTTCATTCCCAGGAAGTTCAAAATGACTCCTCGACTCTCGCCAAGGAAACAGGGTCCTCTGGCTTCCcgatataccatccaaaccaggaACGTACACAAGACACTTCCAGCCAGGGGTCACCAGCCACTGGCCCTTCCCTCATGCCAAGAAACCTCCTGGTGACGTCAGTCGGACGCAGCGGGTCCAGCTTCTTCGGTGAGCTCCTTGCTTCGCACGGGGGCAACATATATTTCTTCGAACCCGTGAGGGCGCTAAAGCAATCGTTCCATAACGAAACGCTAGTCCGAGCTGAGATATTGAGGACCTTCCACTGTGATATTCGACAGGAGTTAATTAACCTCGACAAGTATCCCTACGAAAACATCAAACACAATTACACTCGTGGGAAGAACAAAGACGAGATAGAACTGTCGAAGCTGAACCAAATCTGCATGAAGGAACCATTAAGGATCGTCAAAAGTATCCGTTCTCGGCTCAGCTGGACGAAGCAGCTTCTGGACGAGGAGGACCTCGACCTCAAAGTAATCCACTTGGTTCGTGATCCCCGTGGGACCTACCTCTCCATGGCCAAAGTGCGGTGGGATGTAACTCCCAGGTCGGTCTGTGATAAAGTCTTGCAG GATCttaaagagagggaagtgatggaaAGACTCTACCCAGACAGGTACTTCTTCGTCAA GTACGAGGACATATGTCGCGATCCTTACGGCCAGGCGCGTGCGATCTTCCGGTTCCTAAGAGGAGAACTGAACGGCCAAAACAAATACAGTGATGATCACCTGAACCACAGAGACGACCCGTCTCTCCACGACGCTACGAAGGGAGGACCGATGCTCCCTCACCAGAGCAAAGCAGAGGACAAGGTCGCTCTTGCTCGTGTGCAGACGAAGACGAAGAGAAGACTCGACCCAGGGTCGTTCTCCGACCTACCGAAAGGCGTCTTGGCCTACCTACAGTCGCACACTCGAGTGAACGTGTTCGCGAAGAAGTCTCCGTGGACGACGGTTCGCGACACCCCGTCCATATACCAGAGCTGGAGGAAGACCATCACACAGATGGAGCTGACCTATCTGGAGACGCAGTGCCGGGAGGTGATCCAGACTCTGAGGCATAGGTTATTTGGGACAGTAGACACTGCGAGGAACTTATCCATATCACTGTCTGAGGATCCGGAGATCCCAATCTTGCAGAAACAAGAAACTTTATga
- the LOC139755905 gene encoding carbohydrate sulfotransferase 1-like isoform X2 codes for MPRNLLVTSVGRSGSSFFGELLASHGGNIYFFEPVRALKQSFHNETLVRAEILRTFHCDIRQELINLDKYPYENIKHNYTRGKNKDEIELSKLNQICMKEPLRIVKSIRSRLSWTKQLLDEEDLDLKVIHLVRDPRGTYLSMAKVRWDVTPRSVCDKVLQDLKEREVMERLYPDRYFFVKYEDICRDPYGQARAIFRFLRGELNGQNKYSDDHLNHRDDPSLHDATKGGPMLPHQSKAEDKVALARVQTKTKRRLDPGSFSDLPKGVLAYLQSHTRVNVFAKKSPWTTVRDTPSIYQSWRKTITQMELTYLETQCREVIQTLRHRLFGTVDTARNLSISLSEDPEIPILQKQETL; via the exons ATGCCAAGAAACCTCCTGGTGACGTCAGTCGGACGCAGCGGGTCCAGCTTCTTCGGTGAGCTCCTTGCTTCGCACGGGGGCAACATATATTTCTTCGAACCCGTGAGGGCGCTAAAGCAATCGTTCCATAACGAAACGCTAGTCCGAGCTGAGATATTGAGGACCTTCCACTGTGATATTCGACAGGAGTTAATTAACCTCGACAAGTATCCCTACGAAAACATCAAACACAATTACACTCGTGGGAAGAACAAAGACGAGATAGAACTGTCGAAGCTGAACCAAATCTGCATGAAGGAACCATTAAGGATCGTCAAAAGTATCCGTTCTCGGCTCAGCTGGACGAAGCAGCTTCTGGACGAGGAGGACCTCGACCTCAAAGTAATCCACTTGGTTCGTGATCCCCGTGGGACCTACCTCTCCATGGCCAAAGTGCGGTGGGATGTAACTCCCAGGTCGGTCTGTGATAAAGTCTTGCAG GATCttaaagagagggaagtgatggaaAGACTCTACCCAGACAGGTACTTCTTCGTCAA GTACGAGGACATATGTCGCGATCCTTACGGCCAGGCGCGTGCGATCTTCCGGTTCCTAAGAGGAGAACTGAACGGCCAAAACAAATACAGTGATGATCACCTGAACCACAGAGACGACCCGTCTCTCCACGACGCTACGAAGGGAGGACCGATGCTCCCTCACCAGAGCAAAGCAGAGGACAAGGTCGCTCTTGCTCGTGTGCAGACGAAGACGAAGAGAAGACTCGACCCAGGGTCGTTCTCCGACCTACCGAAAGGCGTCTTGGCCTACCTACAGTCGCACACTCGAGTGAACGTGTTCGCGAAGAAGTCTCCGTGGACGACGGTTCGCGACACCCCGTCCATATACCAGAGCTGGAGGAAGACCATCACACAGATGGAGCTGACCTATCTGGAGACGCAGTGCCGGGAGGTGATCCAGACTCTGAGGCATAGGTTATTTGGGACAGTAGACACTGCGAGGAACTTATCCATATCACTGTCTGAGGATCCGGAGATCCCAATCTTGCAGAAACAAGAAACTTTATga